From the Chloroflexus aurantiacus J-10-fl genome, one window contains:
- the rpsT gene encoding 30S ribosomal protein S20, with protein sequence MANTKSAKKRIRSDARKHLRNQSYRSRVKTMIKKAELALANGVVDEAALRMAYSTLDKAAVKGIIHKNNAARRKSRLAQKAKKVALAAQAGSAA encoded by the coding sequence TTGGCGAACACGAAATCGGCAAAAAAGCGAATTCGGAGCGATGCGCGCAAGCATCTGCGCAATCAGTCGTACCGCTCGCGGGTAAAGACGATGATCAAGAAGGCCGAGCTGGCGCTCGCGAATGGCGTTGTTGATGAAGCCGCTCTGCGTATGGCTTATAGCACGCTCGACAAGGCGGCAGTCAAGGGCATTATTCACAAGAACAATGCTGCTCGCCGTAAATCGCGGTTGGCCCAGAAGGCAAAGAAGGTTGCACTGGCTGCCCAGGCTGGTTCTGCGGCGTAG
- the murJ gene encoding murein biosynthesis integral membrane protein MurJ produces MQLSTVLHRLSAQRNSLIVMGGFILSRITGLIRDIVASYYFGTSAEMAAYGAAISTVDLLYLVIIGGALGSSFIPVFIELWEREHPVRAWELAGAVVTWALIILGVASAILFLAAPWLVPLLYGGEGVSSATLDLIVALTRLFLLSPLLLGLGGLAMAALNARDRFTMPALAPSIYNLGITAGALCAPWLGIWGMAWGVVIGALGYLCIQIPALRDLGMHLRPHLGRHLPELGRVARAMGPRVIGQAAAHLSIVATLALAARLPDGDAKLAGLRWAYQLMLLPYGVFALSLSTVAFPRLARLVAEGQLPELMDDVRATLGRILWLTLPATAALITLGPALARVLFERGAFDAVSLQYTAAALTGYAFALPAFAASEIMIRTFYAMQRTWPPVLIGLMQVAINITLGMVLLARGGDIGSLAIAFSMANSIEALLLAMVLRRHLPGIWYAPDLWKRMISALFSSVVIGLGWWYMRELIPGATPFSAYRWPDDLPGLLIGLIGLGGGGAALYVLFEGIRRRFAR; encoded by the coding sequence GTGCAACTGAGTACCGTCCTCCACCGTCTGAGCGCTCAGCGTAACAGTCTGATCGTCATGGGTGGTTTCATCTTAAGCCGGATAACCGGGCTGATACGTGACATCGTGGCTTCATACTATTTTGGTACTTCGGCTGAAATGGCTGCCTACGGTGCTGCTATCAGCACGGTTGATCTGCTATACCTGGTGATTATCGGTGGGGCGCTGGGGAGCAGTTTTATTCCGGTGTTTATTGAATTGTGGGAGCGTGAACATCCGGTACGAGCCTGGGAGCTGGCCGGAGCGGTTGTGACCTGGGCCTTGATTATTCTCGGCGTGGCCAGTGCCATCCTGTTCCTGGCCGCGCCGTGGCTGGTGCCACTGCTGTATGGGGGAGAGGGGGTTTCGTCGGCGACGCTTGATCTGATTGTAGCACTTACCCGGCTCTTCCTGCTCTCGCCGTTGCTGTTAGGTTTGGGTGGCCTGGCAATGGCTGCGCTGAACGCACGGGATCGCTTCACCATGCCTGCGTTAGCACCGAGTATTTACAACCTCGGCATTACCGCCGGCGCATTATGCGCGCCATGGTTGGGCATTTGGGGCATGGCATGGGGGGTTGTCATTGGCGCGTTGGGGTATTTGTGCATTCAGATACCGGCACTACGCGATCTAGGGATGCACCTGCGACCGCACCTTGGTCGTCACTTGCCAGAGCTAGGGAGAGTCGCCCGTGCAATGGGACCGCGTGTTATTGGTCAGGCAGCAGCCCACCTGAGTATTGTGGCAACGCTTGCGCTGGCAGCCCGTTTGCCTGATGGTGATGCCAAACTGGCCGGTTTGCGTTGGGCGTATCAATTGATGTTGCTGCCGTATGGTGTGTTTGCCCTGAGCCTGAGCACGGTTGCCTTCCCTCGTCTGGCCCGGCTGGTCGCAGAGGGTCAATTGCCGGAATTGATGGACGATGTGCGGGCCACGCTGGGACGGATTCTCTGGTTGACCCTGCCGGCAACTGCCGCGCTGATTACGCTTGGCCCGGCCCTTGCCCGTGTGCTGTTTGAACGTGGGGCGTTTGATGCAGTGTCTCTGCAATATACCGCAGCCGCGTTGACCGGCTATGCGTTTGCTTTGCCGGCGTTTGCTGCTTCAGAGATCATGATTCGCACCTTTTACGCGATGCAACGTACCTGGCCGCCCGTGTTGATTGGACTGATGCAGGTAGCAATCAATATCACGCTGGGGATGGTATTGCTGGCGCGAGGCGGGGATATTGGTAGTCTGGCTATTGCCTTCAGTATGGCGAATTCAATTGAGGCGCTGTTGCTCGCGATGGTGCTGAGACGACATTTGCCGGGTATCTGGTATGCGCCAGATTTGTGGAAGCGGATGATTTCGGCCCTCTTTAGCAGCGTGGTTATTGGCCTGGGCTGGTGGTATATGCGAGAGCTGATACCCGGTGCGACGCCTTTTTCTGCGTATCGCTGGCCGGACGATCTTCCTGGTTTGCTTATCGGGCTGATAGGATTGGGTGGAGGTGGGGCGGCTCTGTACGTGTTGTTTGAGGGTATCAGACGACGGTTCGCCAGGTGA
- a CDS encoding phytoene desaturase — translation MGQKRIVVIGSGFGGLSAAIRLAAQGHLVTILEQRDRPGGRAYVYQTKGYTFDSGPTVITAPFMFDELWQLAGKRREDYFMLEPCRPYYRLFNHEGRYLEYGEDEEALLEQIRQWNPADVEGYRRFIASTRPIFEKGFSLIDKPFLHIGDMLRVAPDLIRLKSYQSVYQFVSQFFQDDFLRRCFSFHPLFIGGNPFDATSIYAMVHYLERRWGVYHARGGTGSIVKAMVQLFTELGGQLELNAKAVEIVINGRRAQAVRTQDGRLFPADVVVSNADVPQTYMNLIPPRYRKVQTDRRLRRLRYSMSLAVIYLGINRRYDDGRLVQHNIIFSERYKGLLDDIFNRKRLADDFSLYLHRPSHNDPTMAPPGHEALYVLTPVPNLAAPIDWSVAGPRLREAILTFLEEHYMPGLRRHIVVEHMVDPRYYRDALNSYLGAGFSIQPILTQSAWFRPHNRSEDIDNLYLVGAGTHPGAGLPGVIASGAIVANLVSQEQA, via the coding sequence ATGGGGCAGAAAAGGATTGTCGTGATTGGTAGTGGATTTGGTGGCCTGAGTGCAGCAATTCGCCTGGCAGCACAGGGGCACCTGGTCACGATTCTCGAACAGCGTGACCGTCCCGGTGGTCGGGCCTATGTCTATCAAACTAAAGGTTATACGTTTGATAGTGGGCCAACGGTGATCACCGCCCCCTTCATGTTCGATGAGCTATGGCAGTTGGCCGGCAAACGACGGGAAGATTACTTCATGCTGGAGCCTTGCCGTCCCTACTATCGCCTTTTCAATCACGAGGGCCGCTATCTGGAGTATGGGGAAGATGAGGAGGCGTTGCTCGAACAAATCCGTCAATGGAATCCGGCCGATGTTGAGGGTTACCGGCGCTTCATCGCCAGCACTCGCCCGATTTTCGAGAAAGGTTTCAGTCTCATTGATAAACCGTTTCTCCACATTGGCGACATGCTGCGCGTGGCCCCCGATCTGATTCGCCTCAAATCGTACCAGAGTGTCTATCAATTCGTCTCGCAGTTTTTTCAGGATGATTTTCTCCGCCGTTGCTTTTCGTTTCATCCGTTGTTTATTGGCGGTAATCCCTTCGATGCGACCTCTATCTACGCGATGGTGCATTATCTCGAACGGCGTTGGGGAGTGTACCACGCTCGCGGCGGAACCGGCTCGATTGTGAAGGCGATGGTTCAACTCTTTACCGAGCTTGGTGGTCAGCTTGAGCTAAATGCCAAAGCCGTTGAGATTGTGATCAATGGGCGGCGTGCCCAGGCGGTGCGCACGCAAGATGGCCGGTTATTCCCTGCCGACGTAGTGGTCTCGAATGCCGATGTGCCACAAACGTACATGAACCTCATCCCACCGCGTTACCGCAAAGTGCAAACTGACCGGCGTCTCCGTCGGTTACGTTACAGTATGTCGCTGGCTGTGATCTACCTGGGCATTAACCGTCGCTACGACGATGGCCGGCTGGTGCAGCACAACATCATCTTCAGCGAGCGCTACAAAGGTCTCCTCGACGATATCTTTAACCGCAAGCGACTGGCCGATGATTTCTCGCTCTATCTGCACCGACCCTCGCACAACGATCCAACAATGGCGCCTCCCGGCCACGAAGCGCTCTACGTCCTCACGCCGGTACCCAATCTGGCAGCGCCGATTGACTGGTCTGTCGCCGGGCCACGCCTGCGCGAGGCGATTTTGACCTTCCTCGAAGAGCATTACATGCCAGGATTACGCCGGCATATCGTGGTCGAGCACATGGTCGATCCGCGCTATTATCGCGATGCACTCAACAGCTATCTGGGCGCCGGCTTTTCGATTCAACCCATTTTGACGCAGTCGGCCTGGTTCCGCCCGCACAACCGCTCGGAGGATATTGACAACCTCTACCTGGTTGGTGCCGGTACCCATCCCGGTGCCGGCTTACCCGGTGTGATCGCATCAGGTGCAATTGTCGCCAATCTCGTAAGCCAGGAACAGGCGTGA
- a CDS encoding SCO family protein, whose amino-acid sequence MSTLLAGLLATLIWFVVARPVKVLPRGEPFPPFALTDQRGTRLLDSDLRGRMVFVSLMHRRCGDECAEQTRRLLELRQVLQSSGRLGSEVLFLTITLDPAHDTPADLAALAGELGVDPQTWRFVTGDPQEIKMIVGGGLGVYYTEPDEHGKLYAERRTFLIDPSGMIRTSYPAEGPPLATALRDIDLIAREMGSQGAMRLVYEASHLFVCYPE is encoded by the coding sequence ATGTCAACATTACTGGCCGGACTGCTGGCAACCCTGATCTGGTTCGTCGTTGCCCGACCAGTTAAAGTACTGCCACGCGGTGAACCGTTTCCGCCATTTGCCCTTACCGATCAACGGGGCACGCGCCTGCTCGACAGTGATCTGCGAGGGCGGATGGTCTTTGTCAGTCTCATGCACCGTCGTTGTGGTGACGAATGTGCCGAGCAGACAAGGCGTTTACTTGAATTGCGACAGGTGCTGCAGAGCAGTGGGCGATTGGGGAGCGAGGTTCTCTTTCTTACGATCACGCTTGATCCTGCTCACGATACACCGGCCGACCTTGCGGCACTGGCGGGCGAGCTGGGGGTGGATCCGCAAACCTGGAGGTTTGTGACCGGCGATCCACAAGAAATAAAAATGATCGTCGGTGGTGGACTTGGGGTGTATTACACCGAACCTGATGAACATGGCAAATTGTACGCTGAGCGACGAACGTTTCTCATTGATCCCAGCGGGATGATCCGCACCTCGTACCCGGCTGAAGGGCCACCTCTGGCTACCGCCTTGCGCGATATCGATCTCATCGCCCGTGAGATGGGTAGCCAGGGCGCCATGCGGCTCGTGTACGAAGCGTCTCATCTATTTGTGTGTTATCCGGAGTAA
- a CDS encoding cytochrome c oxidase subunit II, protein MKDKKFISYLFEVAWILPSVAIPVSMMVAILVTAFAVGVRVPTTAGRVSVSAVAAGADATFSQTGLREIAPGRYEAIMLAQTFMFTPNTIEIPAGSKVTFILTSKDVIHGFKIEGAPVNVMVIPGQVSRVTATFDKPGEYLIVCHEYCGAGHHVMFGKVIVN, encoded by the coding sequence ATGAAAGACAAGAAATTTATCAGCTATCTCTTTGAGGTGGCCTGGATTCTTCCCAGTGTCGCGATACCGGTCTCGATGATGGTTGCCATTCTGGTAACCGCTTTTGCAGTAGGTGTGCGTGTGCCGACAACTGCGGGAAGGGTCAGTGTCAGTGCAGTGGCAGCCGGTGCTGATGCCACCTTCAGCCAGACCGGTCTTCGCGAGATTGCCCCTGGGCGCTACGAGGCAATCATGCTGGCGCAGACCTTCATGTTTACGCCGAATACGATTGAGATTCCTGCCGGTTCAAAAGTCACCTTTATTCTGACCAGCAAAGATGTGATCCATGGCTTCAAAATCGAGGGTGCACCGGTCAACGTGATGGTTATTCCTGGTCAGGTTTCGCGCGTAACGGCGACGTTCGATAAGCCTGGTGAATATCTGATCGTGTGTCACGAGTATTGTGGGGCCGGCCACCACGTCATGTTCGGTAAGGTCATTGTGAACTGA
- a CDS encoding b(o/a)3-type cytochrome-c oxidase subunit 1, producing MASIAARARPLAISADLSVERKLAGINIFIAFAALAVGGLMGVLQILRYNGLDLYTPVKPVLPGGYYQGLTVHGVLNVLVFTTFYIIGFLTYIFAKALNRPLANSRLAWATLWVMGAGLVLAAIPLLTNNATVMFTFYPPLKADALFYIGLTLVVAGTWLLLVNMIITRNAWLADNPGQRTPLPAFMAIVTMLMWTIATIGVASEMIFLVIPWSLGLVGGTDPVLARTLFWFTGHPIVYFWLLPAYISWYTLVPEQAGGKLFSDPMARVSFILFLILSIPIGMHHQVTDPGISEIWKLVHAVFTFGVFFPSLLTFFNVVASLEYAGRRNGGEGWLAWIFNLPWGKPEISAQIVAMMLFAFGGISGLVNASYNVNLVVHNTAWISGHFHLTVGTAVALSFMGITYWLVPHLTGRALWSKSLGVAQAWLWFVGMGLFSHFMHELGLRGMPRRTDIGGAPYVQDEWRFFLFFAMIGGLIMFVSAIFYYLNMIMTLTRGKKLAEVPDITFARALSGPEDAPKILDRLLVWVAVAAVLILINYLPTIIDILNTATFDIPGRRVW from the coding sequence ATGGCCAGTATCGCAGCACGTGCTCGCCCGTTGGCAATCAGCGCCGACTTGAGCGTTGAGCGTAAGCTTGCCGGGATCAACATCTTCATCGCCTTTGCCGCGCTGGCAGTAGGCGGATTGATGGGTGTGTTGCAAATCCTGCGCTACAACGGGCTTGATCTCTATACACCGGTCAAACCTGTCTTGCCCGGCGGCTACTACCAGGGTCTGACCGTTCACGGGGTCTTAAACGTTCTCGTTTTCACCACCTTCTACATCATCGGCTTTTTGACCTACATCTTTGCTAAAGCTCTCAATCGCCCTCTCGCCAACAGCCGGCTGGCGTGGGCCACGCTTTGGGTCATGGGTGCCGGTCTGGTGCTGGCAGCCATCCCATTGCTCACCAACAACGCAACCGTGATGTTTACCTTCTATCCACCGCTGAAAGCCGATGCACTCTTCTACATTGGGCTGACGCTGGTGGTGGCCGGTACCTGGTTGTTGCTGGTGAACATGATTATTACCCGGAACGCATGGCTGGCCGATAATCCGGGTCAACGCACGCCACTGCCGGCATTTATGGCGATTGTGACGATGCTGATGTGGACGATTGCGACTATTGGTGTCGCCAGTGAGATGATCTTCCTGGTGATTCCGTGGTCGCTGGGCCTGGTTGGCGGCACCGATCCGGTGCTGGCACGCACCCTCTTCTGGTTCACCGGTCACCCGATTGTCTACTTCTGGCTGTTACCGGCGTACATTTCGTGGTACACGCTGGTACCTGAGCAGGCGGGTGGCAAGCTATTCAGCGATCCAATGGCCCGTGTTTCATTCATTCTCTTCCTCATTCTGTCGATTCCCATCGGTATGCACCATCAGGTGACCGATCCGGGCATCTCCGAGATTTGGAAACTGGTGCATGCCGTCTTTACTTTTGGCGTCTTCTTCCCCAGCCTGCTCACCTTCTTCAACGTTGTCGCCTCACTAGAGTATGCGGGACGGCGTAACGGTGGTGAAGGCTGGCTGGCCTGGATTTTCAACCTGCCGTGGGGTAAACCTGAGATTTCGGCCCAGATTGTGGCAATGATGCTCTTCGCTTTTGGCGGTATCAGCGGCCTGGTCAATGCCTCGTACAACGTTAACCTGGTTGTTCACAACACCGCGTGGATTTCCGGTCACTTCCACCTGACCGTCGGCACAGCAGTGGCGCTCAGCTTTATGGGGATTACGTACTGGCTGGTACCGCACCTGACCGGACGTGCCCTGTGGAGCAAGAGTCTGGGTGTGGCGCAGGCGTGGCTCTGGTTCGTGGGTATGGGCCTCTTCTCGCACTTCATGCACGAGCTGGGGCTGCGTGGCATGCCGCGCCGTACTGACATTGGCGGTGCACCGTATGTACAAGACGAATGGCGCTTCTTCCTCTTCTTTGCCATGATCGGTGGCCTGATCATGTTTGTCAGCGCCATCTTCTACTACCTCAATATGATAATGACGCTGACACGAGGAAAGAAGCTGGCTGAAGTTCCTGATATTACCTTTGCGCGTGCCCTCTCCGGACCGGAAGATGCGCCAAAAATTCTCGACCGGTTGCTGGTATGGGTGGCAGTGGCGGCGGTGTTGATCTTGATCAACTATCTGCCGACGATTATTGACATCCTTAATACGGCAACCTTTGACATACCAGGACGGCGTGTCTGGTAA
- a CDS encoding heme ABC transporter ATP-binding protein produces the protein MTLLVAQDIGYHINGRWLVQSVSLTLSAGEVVALVGPNGAGKSTLLSLLAGDLPPTSGEIWLEGEPLHRLSALAQAQRRAVLRQQIVVTFPFTALEVALMGRAPHLRGYAESDHDRAIAQEALVQTETASFAARPLPTLSGGEQARVQMARVLAQTTPILLLDEPTAALDLRHQHRVLHLARRAADQGGAALIVLHDVNLAALYANRIGVMHQGALCALGTPWDVLRAELLSDVYGVPVTVQPHPRAATPLVLSLPEDMTGSRYTYVAEAR, from the coding sequence ATGACACTCCTGGTTGCACAAGATATTGGCTATCACATTAACGGACGCTGGCTGGTGCAGTCGGTATCGCTGACCCTGTCCGCCGGTGAGGTTGTTGCTCTGGTTGGCCCGAATGGTGCCGGCAAAAGCACGCTCTTGAGTTTGCTGGCCGGCGATTTGCCCCCTACCAGCGGTGAAATCTGGCTCGAAGGAGAGCCACTTCACCGACTGTCGGCGCTGGCACAGGCGCAACGGCGCGCCGTGTTGCGCCAGCAAATTGTGGTAACTTTCCCTTTTACCGCGCTGGAAGTGGCGCTTATGGGTCGGGCGCCGCATTTACGTGGTTATGCGGAAAGCGATCATGATCGGGCCATCGCTCAGGAAGCTTTGGTGCAAACAGAAACAGCGTCGTTTGCTGCGCGCCCCTTACCGACGCTTTCCGGTGGCGAACAGGCACGAGTTCAGATGGCGCGGGTGCTGGCCCAGACCACGCCGATTCTGCTGCTCGATGAACCGACTGCGGCTCTCGATTTGCGTCATCAGCATCGAGTGTTACACCTCGCCCGCCGTGCAGCCGATCAGGGTGGCGCCGCTCTGATTGTTTTGCACGATGTGAATCTGGCTGCGCTCTATGCCAATCGTATCGGAGTGATGCATCAAGGTGCGCTATGTGCACTTGGAACGCCATGGGATGTACTGCGCGCTGAGTTGCTAAGCGATGTGTACGGTGTGCCGGTTACGGTGCAACCGCATCCGCGAGCGGCAACACCTCTTGTTTTGAGCTTACCAGAAGATATGACGGGGAGTAGATATACCTATGTGGCCGAAGCTCGTTAA